Part of the Bacteroidota bacterium genome is shown below.
AAGAACTATTCCCGGAATTATTCTGGCTGCCTGACGGTTTATCTTTCCAATCAGCGGAATCAAAAATGCCGCCAGTAAAGGAAATGCTATATAATGTACAGGTGTTATTACCATTTTAAAGATTTTATTTGGTCAATACGTGCTGTGTTATGGTGTTTGTAGAGTCTGATTACCAGCGAAAGTGCAACTGCTGTAACGGCAAAACCGATTACGATAGCAGTAAGAACCAATGCCTGAGGAACAGGATCAACCATTTTATTGGCTTTGTCGATTGCCGCCGGCGAAAATATCGGAGCTGTTCCGTTATGAACATAACCAATAGCCACAAACAAAAGGTGCAAGCCCGAATCAACAATAGAAAGTCCGATAACTATTTTTGTCAGATTCTTTTTCATTAATACAGCATACAATCCGATAAGTACCAAAACTATTGCGGAACCGTAAATACTGTAGGTAAGTATATCTTGATATATTGTTTCCATTACCTCTGTTCAGGTTTAATTTTTAATAATGTATCCAGAACTCCAATCAACTCGGCAGCAACTTTTAAACCTACAGCTATGTAAATTACCGGAATAACTCCACCACTGATAAGTTGATTTACTTCTCCATTTGGCAAGAAGTTTTCCAGAAAAGTCCCTCCGGAAAATAACCCCCAAAAACCAAGAGTTACAAAAGTGATACCTGCCAAACTCTCAACCCAGGCCAACTTTCCGTGACTAACTTTGAAATCTCTGTAAGAAATCATCATCAACAGAAAACCGGTGGCAATAATTGCTCCTCCCTGGAAACCTCCACCGGGAGTAAGATGCCCGTGAATGAAAACATAGATTCCCAACAGAACCACCATCGGATAGAGAAGTTTTGCTCCTGAATTGATAAGCGGACTTGCCGAAAGTTGAATTCTATCTGCTTCACCTTCTTCTTTTCTGCGGAAAAGAATACTTCCCAATCCGGTAACTGCTAAAAATAAAACTGTCACCTCTCCAAGAGTATCAAAGCCACGATAATTTACCACTATTGCGGTAATTACATTTGCTACCTTTGTCTTTGGAACTGTGTTATTAAGGTAGTATCCACTTACAGTACTTTCTGCTGCAGGATCTCCAATTCTATTTGCACCAAAAGGTATTTCGGCAAATGCTCCGATCAAAAAATACCCGATTATTGCCAATAACCCTATTACTAAATACTTTCTCATAATTCTTCTTCAACGGGGTTAGAGTTATCCTGATCTATTTTATTCAACGGTTTGTCTTCTTCATATCTGGAAGTATTCCTGATAGTAATAATGAAAACTATAGTTGTTAGTGCAATACCTATTGCAGCCTCCGTTAGAGCCACATCGGGAGCTTGAAGTATGTAAAAGAATATCGACAAGATCAAGCTGATTACTCCCGTTGCAAGAACTGCGTAGAGTAAATCTTTTTGATAAACAGCATATATTGCAGCA
Proteins encoded:
- a CDS encoding sodium:proton antiporter, which codes for METIYQDILTYSIYGSAIVLVLIGLYAVLMKKNLTKIVIGLSIVDSGLHLLFVAIGYVHNGTAPIFSPAAIDKANKMVDPVPQALVLTAIVIGFAVTAVALSLVIRLYKHHNTARIDQIKSLKW
- a CDS encoding Na(+)/H(+) antiporter subunit B — translated: MRKYLVIGLLAIIGYFLIGAFAEIPFGANRIGDPAAESTVSGYYLNNTVPKTKVANVITAIVVNYRGFDTLGEVTVLFLAVTGLGSILFRRKEEGEADRIQLSASPLINSGAKLLYPMVVLLGIYVFIHGHLTPGGGFQGGAIIATGFLLMMISYRDFKVSHGKLAWVESLAGITFVTLGFWGLFSGGTFLENFLPNGEVNQLISGGVIPVIYIAVGLKVAAELIGVLDTLLKIKPEQR
- a CDS encoding hydrogenase subunit MbhD domain-containing protein produces the protein MILNSIFLIAMVVVLIAAAIYAVYQKDLLYAVLATGVISLILSIFFYILQAPDVALTEAAIGIALTTIVFIITIRNTSRYEEDKPLNKIDQDNSNPVEEEL